The following are encoded in a window of Candidatus Auribacterota bacterium genomic DNA:
- the tpiA gene encoding triose-phosphate isomerase: MRRPLIAGNWKMHKTVGGAIELVGALKRELFDERATEIVVCPPFTALSPIGEILEGSTIQMGAQDLYWEAEGAYTGEISAAMLRDVGCGFVIVGHSERRRLFGETNETVRRKIGAALSAGLTPIVCVGETLDKREHGVTDEVLRKQMDGACAALDEGDFLKCLIAYEPVWAIGTGRTATPEQAAAAHATIRLWARERYHRGAGEKLRILYGGSVTPGNIKELMAQEDIDGALVGGASLDADSFCGIVRYDR, translated from the coding sequence ATGAGACGGCCACTGATAGCGGGCAACTGGAAGATGCACAAGACGGTCGGGGGGGCCATCGAGCTCGTGGGGGCCCTGAAGCGGGAGCTCTTCGACGAACGGGCGACCGAAATCGTCGTCTGCCCGCCGTTCACCGCGCTCAGCCCGATCGGGGAGATACTCGAGGGGAGCACCATACAGATGGGGGCCCAGGATCTCTACTGGGAGGCTGAGGGCGCCTACACGGGCGAGATCAGCGCGGCGATGCTCAGGGATGTCGGCTGCGGTTTTGTGATCGTTGGCCACTCAGAACGGCGGCGGCTCTTCGGAGAAACGAACGAAACGGTGCGAAGGAAGATTGGCGCGGCGCTCTCGGCCGGTCTCACGCCGATCGTGTGTGTGGGAGAGACGCTCGATAAAAGGGAGCACGGAGTCACCGACGAAGTCCTGAGAAAACAGATGGACGGCGCGTGTGCCGCGCTTGACGAGGGGGATTTCCTGAAATGCCTCATCGCCTATGAGCCGGTGTGGGCGATCGGGACCGGACGTACCGCAACGCCGGAGCAGGCGGCGGCGGCCCACGCGACGATCCGTCTGTGGGCGAGGGAGCGCTACCACAGGGGGGCGGGAGAGAAGCTGCGCATCCTCTACGGCGGGAGTGTCACCCCCGGCAATATTAAAGAATTGATGGCGCAGGAGGACATTGACGGGGCCCTCGTCGGGGGCGCGAGCCTTGACGCGGATTCGTTTTGCGGGATTGTGAGATACGACAGGTAA
- the secG gene encoding preprotein translocase subunit SecG, producing MLFIIVVIVHIASCVLLVVAVLLQSGKDAGLSGAFGLGGGGQTIFGARAGDVLSKATVVFAVTFIATCLLLTRVRPGGGRSIVSAVAEEKKAAPAGAVEKPTLPSDAQKDTGAERKNAAAK from the coding sequence ATGCTGTTCATAATAGTGGTGATCGTGCATATAGCGAGTTGCGTTCTTCTGGTTGTCGCCGTGCTGCTTCAATCGGGCAAGGATGCCGGACTCTCGGGGGCGTTCGGCCTTGGGGGCGGCGGGCAGACGATATTCGGCGCGCGCGCCGGCGACGTGCTCAGCAAGGCAACCGTCGTCTTCGCAGTGACGTTTATCGCCACCTGCCTGCTCCTCACCAGGGTCCGGCCCGGCGGCGGAAGGTCCATAGTGAGCGCGGTCGCTGAGGAGAAGAAGGCGGCGCCGGCAGGGGCAGTGGAGAAACCCACGCTCCCGTCAGATGCACAAAAGGATACCGGCGCGGAGCGCAAGAACGCCGCTGCAAAGTAA
- a CDS encoding phosphoglycerate kinase, translating to MPKLFIEDLDVKGKRVLMRVDFNVPMGTDGRVADDSRIRASIPSIRYVVEHGGALILMSHLGRPDGKVVPSLSLKPVSMRLSEILGRPVAQLGDCVGAEVEKFVSGMKAGDIAILENVRFHPEEEENDEAFSKALASLGDVYVNDAFGTAHRAHASTVGVTHYIAKAAAGYLMRDEIRHLGDLLANPRRPFVAILGGAKISTKIAVIEKLMEKADDVLIGGAMSYTLLKAQGVPVGSSLVEMDRLALASSLMRTAADRRKELMLPVDHLIAKKVERGSETKLVGRDGIGDGWIGVDIGPRTIAIYGERIAAARTIFWNGPMGVFEIDEFAKGTEAIARKIADSTAVSVVGGGDSVTAINKFGLADRITHISTGGGASLEFLEGRELPGIAALTDK from the coding sequence ATGCCGAAGCTTTTTATCGAAGATCTAGACGTCAAAGGGAAGCGGGTGCTCATGCGGGTTGATTTCAACGTCCCGATGGGCACGGATGGGCGTGTCGCCGATGACAGCCGGATCAGGGCGAGCATTCCCTCAATCCGATACGTGGTGGAGCACGGCGGCGCGCTGATTCTCATGTCTCATCTGGGGAGGCCTGACGGGAAGGTTGTCCCGTCACTGAGCTTGAAACCCGTGTCCATGCGGCTCTCCGAGATACTGGGCAGGCCCGTTGCCCAGCTCGGCGATTGTGTGGGAGCCGAGGTCGAGAAATTCGTCAGCGGGATGAAGGCGGGCGATATCGCGATCCTGGAGAACGTGCGGTTCCACCCGGAGGAAGAGGAGAATGACGAGGCCTTCAGTAAGGCGCTCGCTTCCCTCGGCGATGTGTACGTGAACGATGCGTTCGGCACCGCACACCGGGCGCACGCCTCGACCGTCGGGGTGACGCACTATATCGCGAAGGCCGCCGCGGGCTACCTGATGCGGGACGAGATCAGGCATCTCGGCGATCTCCTCGCGAATCCCCGACGCCCCTTCGTGGCAATCCTCGGCGGCGCGAAGATCTCCACGAAAATCGCGGTGATCGAGAAGCTGATGGAAAAGGCCGACGATGTGCTGATCGGCGGAGCGATGAGTTACACGCTGCTCAAGGCGCAGGGGGTTCCAGTCGGGTCGTCGCTCGTCGAGATGGACAGGCTGGCGCTCGCATCCTCGCTCATGCGCACGGCCGCCGATCGGCGGAAGGAGCTCATGCTGCCTGTTGACCACCTCATCGCGAAGAAAGTAGAGAGGGGGAGCGAGACGAAATTGGTCGGGAGAGACGGTATCGGGGACGGATGGATCGGGGTTGATATAGGCCCGCGCACTATCGCAATTTACGGAGAGAGGATCGCCGCAGCGAGAACGATATTCTGGAACGGGCCGATGGGCGTGTTCGAGATCGACGAGTTTGCGAAGGGGACTGAAGCGATCGCGCGGAAGATTGCGGATTCCACAGCGGTGAGCGTGGTCGGCGGCGGAGATTCCGTGACCGCGATTAACAAATTCGGCCTCGCGGACAGGATCACGCATATCTCCACGGGCGGCGGCGCCTCGCTCGAGTTCCTGGAGGGGAGGGAGCTCCCCGGCATCGCCGCATTGACTGACAAGTGA
- the gap gene encoding type I glyceraldehyde-3-phosphate dehydrogenase — protein sequence MAVRIGINGFGRIGRQVFRILQQQGMEGVEVVGVNDLTDAPTLAHLLKYDSVHGRFRGTVELKDGAFVVNGRTIQVLSEKDPAALPWRELGVSIVLESSGVFRKKEQLQKHVDAGAKKVLLTVPAKGEIDATVVVGVNEKTIKPEDRFISNASCTTNCLAPMVKVLHESFGVERGLMTTIHSYTNDQRILDLPHEDLRRARAAALNMIPTTTGAATAVGKVIPELKGKLDGLAIRVPTADVSVTDLVAVTTKSITVEAVNSAMKKAAEGPLRGIIEYCDEPLVSVDFVGNTASCIFDSLCTMVMGDRMVKMIGWYDNEWGYSCRCVDLLKLLARLL from the coding sequence ATGGCGGTAAGGATTGGGATTAACGGATTCGGACGCATAGGGCGGCAGGTGTTCAGGATACTCCAACAGCAGGGGATGGAAGGTGTTGAGGTCGTGGGGGTCAATGACCTGACCGATGCTCCCACCCTGGCGCATCTCTTGAAGTATGATTCGGTGCACGGGCGTTTTCGAGGGACCGTCGAGTTGAAGGACGGCGCGTTCGTGGTGAATGGGCGCACGATTCAGGTGCTCTCAGAGAAAGATCCCGCCGCCCTGCCGTGGAGGGAACTCGGTGTCTCGATTGTGCTGGAATCGTCGGGCGTTTTCAGGAAGAAAGAGCAACTGCAAAAGCACGTGGACGCAGGGGCGAAGAAGGTCCTGCTCACCGTCCCCGCCAAGGGAGAGATCGACGCGACCGTTGTGGTGGGGGTTAATGAGAAGACGATTAAACCAGAGGATCGCTTCATTTCAAACGCCTCATGCACCACGAATTGCCTCGCGCCGATGGTCAAGGTGCTCCATGAGTCATTCGGAGTTGAGCGGGGGCTGATGACGACGATTCACTCCTACACGAACGACCAGAGAATCTTGGATCTGCCGCACGAGGATCTGCGTCGGGCGCGCGCCGCGGCGCTCAACATGATTCCCACCACCACGGGCGCCGCGACCGCGGTGGGGAAGGTGATACCCGAGCTCAAGGGAAAACTCGATGGGTTGGCGATACGGGTTCCGACTGCGGATGTTTCGGTCACCGATCTTGTCGCGGTGACCACGAAAAGCATCACGGTGGAAGCGGTAAATTCCGCCATGAAAAAGGCGGCGGAAGGGCCGCTCAGGGGGATCATCGAATACTGCGATGAACCGCTGGTGTCGGTCGATTTTGTGGGGAACACCGCCTCCTGCATTTTTGACTCGCTCTGCACCATGGTGATGGGCGACCGGATGGTGAAGATGATCGGCTGGTACGATAACGAGTGGGGATACTCCTGCCGCTGCGTGGATCTCCTGAAGCTGCTCGCCAGGTTGCTGTAA